Proteins encoded in a region of the Anopheles aquasalis chromosome 2, idAnoAquaMG_Q_19, whole genome shotgun sequence genome:
- the LOC126576530 gene encoding homeobox protein invected-like, with the protein MATIMSHNLPLIPLPLKASAAALAKAGLMMPGPAGLLGGALGLPEPQRSPPAVGAGSKLDETDETDRMSCCSDDSELSVGQEVPDDLRAPTAATTTEEMSNDSSRYSKDAGSELDFVRLHQHPQNQPPGMLRPSPTRLHEEFLRNSQLYAEELMRQQMQIVAAARGLAMTSPGSKSPLEAMANSPVGLVTARNLHQELHRSRSPLQGFRPARDAYRPDSSSSPANEPPAGAATGSGSFRGLHSHLSAISAITQNLNSDLSKLTSPTAFAAGSARTSRESSQSPPTANGLHQLHQQQQHQQQQQYHQQHYLNQQYPPHHHHQHHHHQLALAALNNNIANALHDQSLKFSIDNILKADFGRRITDPLLLKRTPKSAPSGRKANDKTPSAIDLSGAVAGCQQQQQQQQQESSALVSTSGTSTSNNLSVTVSKGFCPQRSSSSSSSSRASSGSVSSVGSVGSEDVVSPMSPLSSTGSLKGEGGGGGGGNSGSSATASANSATNGSSGGAGASGTSSSSGASASGGGGGSSSSSGPMVWPAWVYCTRYSDRPSSERNTPLQLTVPTDSYGLHMV; encoded by the exons ATGGCAACAATAATGTCCCACAACCTACCGCTGATACCGCTGCCACTGAAGGCTAGTGCGGCGGCCCTGGCCAAAGCCGGACTCATGATGCCCGGTCCGGCCGGTTTGCTTGGTGGCGCCCTTGGTCTCCCGGAACCACAGCGTTCACCACCGGCTGTGGGTGCCGGTTCCAAGCTGGACGAGACGGATGAAACGGATCGAATGAGCTGCTGCAGTGATGATAGTGAACTGTCCGTCGGTCAGGAAGTTCCGGACGATCTGCGGGCACCGAcggcggccacgacgacggaggAGATGAGCAACGATTCGTCCCGTTACTCCAAGGACGCCGGTTCGGAGCTGGACTTTGTGCGGTTGCACCAGCACCCGCAGAACCAACCACCGGGAATGTTGCGACCAAGTCCGACGCGCCTACACGAAGAGTTCCTCCGCAACTCGCAGCTATACGCCGAGGAGCTGATGCggcagcaaatgcaaatcgTCGCAGCAGCCCGTGGTCTCGCCATGACAAGCCCAGGTAGCAAAAGCCCCCTGGAAGCGATGGCAAACAGTCCGGTAGGGCTGGTGACCGCAAGGAATCTGCACCAGGAGCTCCACCGGAGTCGTAGCCCGTTGCAGGGATTTCGTCCAGCACGGGACGCCTATCGACCGGACAGTTCCTCTTCTCCAGCCAACGAACCGCCCGCTGGAGCAGCAACGGGCAGTGGAAGCTTTCGTGGGCTCCATTCACATCTCAGTGCAATATCGGCCATCACGCAGAACCTCAACAGTGACCTCTCGAAGTTGACCTCGCCGACGGCGTTCGCTGCTGGCAGTGCACGCACATCACGCGAAAGCTCCCAATCACCTCCAACGGCGAACGGACTGCATCAgctacaccagcagcaacagcaccagcaacagcagcaatatcatcagcaacacTATCTTAACCAGCAGTATCctccgcatcaccaccatcaacatcatcatcaccagctggCGCTGGCCGCACTGAACAACAACATTGCCAACGCGCTGCACGATCAGAGCCTCAAGTTCAGCATCGACAACATACTGAAGGCGGACTTTGGCCGGCGCATCACCGATCCGTTGCTGTTGAAGCGAACGCCCAAAAGTGCACCGTCCGGCCGCAAAGCGAACGACAAAACACCGTCGGCAATCGATCTGAGCGGAGCGGTTGCCggctgtcagcagcagcagcagcagcagcaacaggaatcGTCAGCGTTGGTCAGTACCAGcggcaccagtaccagcaacaACCTCTCCGTGACCGTAAGCAAGGGCTTTTGTCCGCAgcgaagtagcagcagcagtagcagcagccgggccAGTTCCGGATCGGTCAGTTCGGTCGGTAGTGTCGGTAGTGAGGATGTGGTCAGCCCGATGTCGCCGCTCTCGTCGACGGGATCGCTCAAGGGcgaaggtggtggaggtggtggtggaaacagTGGGTCCAGTGCCACGGCCAGTGCAAACAGTGCGACCAACGGTAGTAGTGGCGGTGCCGGCGCCAGTGGtaccagttccagttccggtgccagtgctagcggtggtggcggtggatcgtCCTCCAGCAGCGGACCGATGGTATGGCCCGCCTGGGTATACTGCACCCGCTACAGCGATCGTCCTAGTTCAG AACGGAACACTCCGTTGCAGCTGACCGTCCCTACTGACAGTTACGGCTTGCACATGGTGTAA